AGGGCAGCCCCGCGCTCATCGGTGCGATGGTCGAAAGCTTCATCCACGAGGGCAGCCAGCCCTTCCCGCGGCCCGCGCGCGAGCTGAAGTATGGCGTCTCCATCACCGACCCCTGCATCAGTTGGGAGACGACCGAGCGCCTGCTGCTCGGCGGCGCCGAGGCGCTGGCGAAGGCGCGGCGCGACCAACCCGAACCGGCGGTGGCTTGATTCGCCGGTTCCTTCGCCACCCTCGTTCTCGAACCGGTGGCTCCGGTCGCGCTGCGGTGGGTTTCCGAGCCGCCCCACGTTTCCGAATGTCGAGCCGCCGAGGTTGACTGAGGCGACGAGGCGAGGTGTCGAAGCCGGCAGGTCAGTGGGTTGAAGTCTGCCCCGGCTCGACAATCGCGATGACTCGCTTTGCCGGATCGAAGAACTTCTGCGCGACCGCCCGTGTCTGCTCGACCGTCACGGCTTCCGTCTGCGCGTCCTCCGTCTCCCAGTTGCGGAAGCCCAGCCCGTAAAGCTCGTCGAGCGCGGCGGCGGTCGCCTGCGCGCCGCAATCCTGCCGTGACAGCGCGCGCTGGCCGATGGTCTTGGCTTTCGCGCGATTGAGTTCGTCGGCGGTCAGGCCGCCGTCGCGGAGTTGTCCGATTTCCTTGAGCAGTTCCTCCTCGACGCGCGCGAGGTGCTCGGGCGCGGTGCCGGCGTAGAACGCAAACGTGCCGGGCGCAAGCCCGAGCTGGTTTTGCGCGCCGACGTAGTAGGCGAGGCCGAGTTGCTCGCGGATGCGCAGGAACAGCCGCGAGCCGAGGTCGCTGCACGCCTCCTGCACCAGTTCGAGCGCGAAGCGGTCCGGGTCGCTCACGGTCGCGCCCGGAAAGCCCGCGACGAACACGGCCTGTTTCTTGTCGCGCGTCTCCACGGTGCGGCCGGGGCCGGACAATCCAGCGGAGGAAGTCTGCGGATGGAACCGCGCCTCGCCGCGCAGCCAGCTTGCGAACGTCTTCTCGGCCGCGATGCAAACCTCCGCGGGGTCGGCATCGCCGTAGATGGCGAGCACGGTGTTGTCGGGTGTGACGAGTTTCGCGTGGTGGGCGCGGAGGGCGTCGCGCTGGACGGCGGCGACGCTCGCCTCGGTGCCGAGCGGGTCGAGCCCGTAGCCGGCGTCGCCGTGCAGGCCGCGGCGCAGCGCGCGGAAGGCGGATTGCAGCATGTGGTCGCGCTGGTCGCGGATGCCCGCGAGCTGCACGTCGCGCTCGCGCTCGATGGCCGCGTCGGGAAGCGACGGCCGCAACAGGACGTCGGCGAGCAGGTCGAGCCCGAGCGCGAAGTCCTCGCGCAGCACCTGCACCTGCACGCCGCAGGTGTTGAGGCTGCTCCACGTGTCGAGGCTGCCGCCGACGGATTCGACCTCGCGCGCGATGCGCTCGGCGCTGCGCGACGTGGTCCCCTTGGGCAGGAGCCGCGAGAGCAGTTGCGACACGCCGTTGGTCTGGACCGACTCGGCGAGCACGCCGCCCTTGAAGGCGAGGCGGAACTCGACGAACGGCAGGCGGCGGTCCTCCTTCGCCAGCAGTCGGAGGCCGCTGGAGAATTCCATGCGCTGCGCGGGTTTTGCGGCCGCGGGCTGGACGAGGACGCTCGTGCGCGGCGCGGCGCCCTTGGGCAGAAGCGCGTAAAGCGTGTGCGACTCCGGCGTGAGATACCGGCGCGCGACGCGCTGGAGGTCGGACGGTGTGAGGCAGCGGACGGCGGCGAGGTGGCGGGCGGTGAAGTTGAGGTCGTGCGCGCCGAGCCAGTTTGAGCCGAGGTCCTGCGCCTGGCCCTGCACGGTCTTGCGCGTGGCGAAGTTGCCCGCGGTGAACTGCTTCACGGCCTTCGTGAGTTCCTCGGGCGGGACGGGTTCCTGCCGCATGCGGTCGAGCTCGGCCATGATGGCGTCGCGCGCGCGCTCGAACTTGTCGCCATCCACCATCGCGCTCATCCCGAAGAGGCCGGGCATGCCGGGATTGTGCGTCCACGCATCGACGTGATGGACGACGCCGGCTTTCTCGCGCACTTGCTGATAGAGGCGCGAGCTCTGGCCGTAGCCGAGCAGCGTGGCGAGCACGTCGAGCGCCGGGACGTCCGCGTGCCGCGCCTCCGGGATGTGCCACGAGCAATGCACGTGGCCGAGCGCGATGGGCGCTTCCTCGATGACTTCGCGCGGCGCGGCCTGCGGCGGTTCGTTCGCGATGGCGAGCGGCGGCAGCGCGCGGGCCTTGGTCTTCGCAAAGCCCTGCCGGAGAAGTTCGAGCGCCTCGTCCGCGCGAATGTCGCCAGCGACGACGAAGAACACATTGTTCGGCGCGTAACGCTCGTGATAGTAGCCGGTGATGTCGTCGCGTTTGAGTTCGTTGAAGATGTCCGGGTAGCCGATGACGGTGAACCGGCACGGGCTCACGAGATACGCCGTCTCGAAAAGCCGCCGCCCCGCGCGCCGCCCGGGGTCGTCCTGATTCATGTCCATCTCGCGGCGGATGACATCCTGCTCCTTGGCGAGCTCGTCCGCGGGCAGCGTGGCGTGCTGCATGATGTCGGCGAGGATGTCCAGGGCGATGCGCGCGCCCGCCGCGGGCGCCTCGATGTGATACACGGTCCGGTCGAAGCTCGTGTAGGCGTTCATGTAGCCGCCGGCTTCCTGCACCTCCTGGTCAATGCGGCCGGAGCCCCGCGTGGTGGTGCCCTTGAAAAGCATGTGCTCGAGCACGTGCGAGAGTCCCGCGCCGAGCCACCGGCCCTCGTGGATGCTGCCGGTCATGCACCACGCCTGCGCGCTGACGACCGGCGCCGCGCGGTCCTCGCGGATGATCACGGTGAGGCCGTTGTCGAGGCGCGAAAAGTGGACGCCGGCCGGCAGGGCGGGAATGGACTCGGGCTTCATGTTCGGAGCGGGTGGAACGTAGCGGCCGCGTCGGAACGAGGCGAGAACGAAGGGCTGTCACTCACCCGGCGCGAGCAGCGCGCCCGCATCCGCGTGCCGCGACACGACGTGGTGCGCGCCCGCGGCGGCGAGCGCTTCCCGGGGAAACGACGTGGTGATGCCGATCACCTGCATGCCGGCCGCGCGCGCGCCTTGCACACCCGCCACGGAATCCTCGATCACGCAACACGCCGCGGCGGCGACGCCGAGACGGCGCGCCGCCTCGAGGAAAACATCCGGCGCCGGCTTGCCGCGGGCGACATCGTCCGCGCTGACCACGGCGCCGAAGCGGCGGCGCAAATCCTCCATCCCGAGCACCGCGTCGATGACGACATGCGGTGACCCGCTCGCGACCGCGAGCTTGAAGCGTCCCGCGAGCGATGCGACGAGCGCGGGCAGCGCGTCGAAGACCGGCTTGGACTCGCGGAGAATTTCCAAGAACCGGCGCTGCTTCTGCTCGACCAATTCATCGAGCGGCTCGGGCGGCCGGTGCCGCGCCACGAAGTCCTTCCACACGGTCACATCGGACTTGCCGTAGTAGTCGGGGAAGTGCACGCCGTGCGTCGCCGCGTGGCCAATGGCGGCGAAGACGTCGCGGAACGCGCGCTCATGCACGGGCTCGCTGTCCACGATCACGCCGTCCAGGTCGAAGATGACGGCCGTCAGGGAATCGGATTTCCAATGTCCGATGTTCGATTGCCCGTTGTCGGAGTTCATTCGCTGCCAGCCTC
This is a stretch of genomic DNA from Verrucomicrobiota bacterium. It encodes these proteins:
- a CDS encoding HAD family phosphatase gives rise to the protein MSGGGARLSISVFNRELERGWQRMNSDNGQSNIGHWKSDSLTAVIFDLDGVIVDSEPVHERAFRDVFAAIGHAATHGVHFPDYYGKSDVTVWKDFVARHRPPEPLDELVEQKQRRFLEILRESKPVFDALPALVASLAGRFKLAVASGSPHVVIDAVLGMEDLRRRFGAVVSADDVARGKPAPDVFLEAARRLGVAAAACCVIEDSVAGVQGARAAGMQVIGITTSFPREALAAAGAHHVVSRHADAGALLAPGE
- a CDS encoding insulinase family protein, giving the protein MKPESIPALPAGVHFSRLDNGLTVIIREDRAAPVVSAQAWCMTGSIHEGRWLGAGLSHVLEHMLFKGTTTRGSGRIDQEVQEAGGYMNAYTSFDRTVYHIEAPAAGARIALDILADIMQHATLPADELAKEQDVIRREMDMNQDDPGRRAGRRLFETAYLVSPCRFTVIGYPDIFNELKRDDITGYYHERYAPNNVFFVVAGDIRADEALELLRQGFAKTKARALPPLAIANEPPQAAPREVIEEAPIALGHVHCSWHIPEARHADVPALDVLATLLGYGQSSRLYQQVREKAGVVHHVDAWTHNPGMPGLFGMSAMVDGDKFERARDAIMAELDRMRQEPVPPEELTKAVKQFTAGNFATRKTVQGQAQDLGSNWLGAHDLNFTARHLAAVRCLTPSDLQRVARRYLTPESHTLYALLPKGAAPRTSVLVQPAAAKPAQRMEFSSGLRLLAKEDRRLPFVEFRLAFKGGVLAESVQTNGVSQLLSRLLPKGTTSRSAERIAREVESVGGSLDTWSSLNTCGVQVQVLREDFALGLDLLADVLLRPSLPDAAIERERDVQLAGIRDQRDHMLQSAFRALRRGLHGDAGYGLDPLGTEASVAAVQRDALRAHHAKLVTPDNTVLAIYGDADPAEVCIAAEKTFASWLRGEARFHPQTSSAGLSGPGRTVETRDKKQAVFVAGFPGATVSDPDRFALELVQEACSDLGSRLFLRIREQLGLAYYVGAQNQLGLAPGTFAFYAGTAPEHLARVEEELLKEIGQLRDGGLTADELNRAKAKTIGQRALSRQDCGAQATAAALDELYGLGFRNWETEDAQTEAVTVEQTRAVAQKFFDPAKRVIAIVEPGQTSTH